In the genome of Pelobacter seleniigenes DSM 18267, one region contains:
- a CDS encoding ATP-binding protein produces the protein MKPSITYRLFGAILLAAGLAVVSMVLIAQWNLDRGFLKFVRDTEAIGVASLSETLLEYYAENQSWQPLQHNGYLWRDLIRESLPRDMGPPPDFMLSVKPMGARPSEPSAEPKQKPQPSPDMKSRSIGQPQPPGASGGELPPLPFIKNYNQRFFLFDSQMNLLIGAPKESAQTELTPLQVDQQVVGYLGFTPTTRLTDNRHLLFLHSQKMTVITVSIIIVLLSAGLSLLLASRLVRPLKHLAETTHKLTGGEFSSRVPVTSNDELGRLAADFNTLALTLEKNEQARRQWVADISHELRTPIGILRGEIEALLDGVRKADTKALESLHAESLRLGRLVSDLYQLSMSDLGALTYRKTRIDGIEVLKEVVDSYLGEIENHQLHFFGVAAPSRPVEIFGDPERLHQLFSNLLDNSLKYTEAGGYLKIVASKGKEVLEINFQDSAPSVATENLDRLFDRLFRVESSRNRATGGAGLGLTICRNIVEAHQGSIAALKSPLGGLWIKVTLPLPGVTDAG, from the coding sequence TTGAAACCAAGCATTACTTACCGACTTTTTGGGGCGATTCTTCTGGCCGCCGGCCTCGCTGTCGTCAGCATGGTACTGATTGCGCAGTGGAACCTGGATCGCGGCTTTCTCAAATTTGTCAGAGATACTGAAGCGATCGGTGTCGCTAGTTTGTCAGAGACACTGTTGGAATATTATGCCGAGAATCAGAGCTGGCAGCCGCTGCAACATAACGGTTATCTTTGGCGCGACCTTATTCGGGAATCGCTGCCTCGCGATATGGGACCGCCGCCGGATTTTATGCTATCGGTCAAGCCAATGGGCGCGCGTCCGTCCGAACCGTCAGCGGAGCCGAAACAAAAGCCGCAACCAAGCCCCGACATGAAAAGTCGGTCCATCGGCCAGCCCCAGCCGCCAGGGGCCAGCGGCGGCGAATTGCCGCCGCTGCCGTTCATCAAGAATTACAATCAACGTTTCTTCCTGTTCGACAGCCAGATGAATTTACTCATCGGCGCCCCAAAGGAATCAGCACAAACCGAACTCACCCCCCTGCAGGTCGATCAGCAGGTGGTCGGATATCTGGGCTTTACCCCAACAACCCGATTGACAGATAATCGTCATCTACTTTTTTTGCATAGCCAGAAGATGACCGTCATCACCGTGTCGATCATAATTGTCCTGCTTTCGGCCGGACTCTCGTTACTGTTGGCCTCGCGTTTGGTACGGCCGTTAAAACATCTGGCGGAAACAACTCACAAGTTGACCGGCGGGGAATTTTCCAGCCGGGTGCCGGTAACATCCAATGACGAATTGGGGCGGTTGGCCGCCGACTTCAATACCTTGGCGTTGACCCTGGAAAAAAACGAGCAGGCACGCCGCCAGTGGGTTGCCGACATTTCCCACGAATTGCGTACCCCGATCGGAATTCTGCGGGGAGAAATCGAAGCCCTGCTGGACGGGGTCAGGAAGGCCGACACCAAGGCCCTGGAATCGCTGCATGCAGAATCTTTACGGCTGGGACGGTTGGTGAGTGATCTCTATCAGCTGTCCATGTCCGATCTGGGCGCCTTGACCTACCGCAAAACCAGAATCGACGGAATCGAAGTTCTGAAAGAGGTCGTGGACAGCTATTTGGGAGAAATAGAGAATCACCAGCTGCACTTTTTCGGGGTCGCTGCGCCAAGTCGGCCGGTCGAGATTTTTGGAGACCCGGAACGTCTACACCAACTGTTCTCCAATCTGCTCGACAATTCCTTAAAATACACCGAGGCCGGCGGCTATCTGAAAATCGTTGCCAGTAAGGGAAAAGAAGTTCTGGAAATCAACTTCCAGGATTCCGCACCAAGCGTTGCCACAGAAAACCTCGACCGACTCTTCGACCGGCTGTTCCGCGTCGAATCGTCCCGTAACCGAGCCACCGGTGGCGCCGGCCTCGGCCTGACGATCTGTCGGAATATCGTTGAAGCACATCAGGGCTCAATAGCAGCCCTCAAATCACCGCTGGGCGGGCTCTGGATCAAAGTCACCCTGCCCCTACCGGGAGTCACCGATGCCGGATAA
- a CDS encoding sigma 54-interacting transcriptional regulator — protein MQTLALNPQVQTLLDATGRIILTIDNDGIVALVSQLAREHLRIMPGIPLESEYPGFWIQVNKVLDGTLANSEIPLQLGNREYLVGVNPLVEEGKIKGAVCILVDSTQLDTMTRRLPSFNTLSRELDTIIDSSSDGLFVCDANANVIRMNPASEKIHQLPASELIGRNMRELIASGFIDRSAALEASIKKVRVSQLQNKNGHKLISIGTPVFDDNNELIRVVVSERDITEIDNLQKELEKQEGMRDGFRDQMLAMQQAELEGQEIIARSPSMIRALQQALKVAKADSSVLILGESGAGKGLIADMIHKHSQRQKEPLIKINCGAIPESLIEAELFGYEKGAFTGALTSGKPGHFELADDGTLFLDEIAELPPSSQVKLLRFLEDGRITRLGSTRSKTLNVRVLAATHQDMEKLVGEGRFRLDLYYRLNVIPIQVPPVRERTDCIVPLIRHYIEKFNNQTGTRKRLTRAALDALTAYPYPGNVRELMNICERLVVMSDTELIGLADLPAHIGQAVASQTHLNKLPSGLSLTETLERIEKELLEKARAQYRNQSEIAAALGVNQSTIARKLKKYHLT, from the coding sequence ATGCAAACTCTCGCCCTCAACCCGCAGGTCCAAACTCTGTTGGATGCAACCGGACGGATCATTCTGACCATCGACAATGACGGTATTGTTGCCTTGGTCAGCCAGCTGGCCCGCGAACACCTGCGCATCATGCCCGGGATTCCCCTCGAATCCGAATATCCGGGTTTCTGGATCCAGGTCAACAAAGTGCTGGATGGAACCCTTGCCAATAGCGAAATTCCGTTGCAACTCGGTAACCGCGAGTACCTGGTCGGGGTCAACCCCCTGGTCGAGGAGGGCAAAATCAAGGGTGCCGTCTGCATTCTGGTCGACAGTACCCAGCTCGACACCATGACCCGCAGACTCCCCTCATTCAACACCCTCTCCCGAGAACTCGACACCATCATCGACTCATCGTCGGACGGGCTGTTCGTTTGCGATGCCAACGCCAACGTGATCCGCATGAATCCGGCGTCGGAAAAAATTCACCAGTTGCCGGCCAGTGAACTGATCGGTCGCAATATGCGCGAACTGATCGCCAGCGGTTTTATCGATCGCTCTGCCGCCCTGGAGGCCAGCATCAAGAAAGTCCGGGTGAGCCAACTGCAGAACAAAAACGGCCACAAACTGATCTCCATCGGGACTCCGGTCTTTGATGACAATAATGAACTGATCAGGGTCGTGGTCAGTGAACGGGACATCACCGAAATCGACAATCTGCAGAAAGAGCTCGAAAAACAGGAAGGAATGCGCGACGGCTTCCGCGATCAGATGCTGGCCATGCAGCAGGCCGAACTGGAAGGGCAGGAGATTATTGCGCGCAGCCCGTCGATGATTCGCGCTCTCCAGCAGGCACTGAAAGTCGCCAAAGCCGATTCATCTGTCCTGATTCTTGGCGAATCCGGGGCCGGCAAAGGGCTGATTGCCGATATGATCCACAAGCATTCGCAACGGCAAAAAGAACCCCTGATCAAAATCAATTGCGGCGCCATCCCGGAATCGCTCATTGAAGCGGAATTGTTCGGCTATGAAAAAGGAGCTTTCACCGGAGCCCTGACCAGCGGCAAACCCGGCCACTTTGAATTGGCCGACGACGGCACTCTTTTTCTGGACGAAATTGCTGAGCTCCCGCCTTCTTCACAGGTCAAACTGCTGCGTTTTCTGGAAGACGGCCGCATCACCAGGCTGGGCAGCACCAGAAGCAAAACCCTGAATGTCCGCGTCCTGGCAGCAACTCACCAGGATATGGAGAAACTGGTCGGAGAGGGACGATTCCGCCTCGATCTCTATTACCGTCTGAATGTTATTCCCATCCAGGTCCCCCCGGTCCGTGAGCGCACGGACTGTATCGTCCCGCTGATCAGGCATTATATCGAAAAATTCAACAACCAGACCGGCACCCGCAAACGCCTGACCCGGGCCGCCCTTGATGCCCTGACCGCTTATCCCTATCCGGGAAACGTCCGCGAACTCATGAACATTTGCGAACGGTTGGTGGTCATGTCCGATACGGAACTGATCGGCCTGGCCGACCTGCCGGCCCATATCGGCCAGGCCGTGGCCAGCCAAACCCATCTCAACAAACTCCCCAGTGGCCTCTCCCTGACCGAAACCCTGGAACGCATCGAAAAAGAACTGCTCGAAAAAGCCCGCGCCCAGTATCGGAATCAAAGTGAAATCGCCGCAGCCCTCGGCGTCAATCAATCGACCATTGCCCGCAAACTTAAGAAATACCATCTCACCTGA
- a CDS encoding response regulator: MPDKILIIEDEQKLAQILSDYLKQAGYETDCLYTGQDAVSVIREQHPALILLDLMLPGRDGLDICRDVRTFSNLPIIMITARVEEIDRILGLELGADDYICKPFSPREVVARVKTVLRRSAGNNIIATADLSLDAGRYLAALEGKDLNLTAIEFKLLQFLANHPGQIFGRQVLMDRIYQDERIVSDRTIDSHIKKLRKKISGLCPHLQLIHSVYGVGYKFEYEKIEEL, from the coding sequence ATGCCGGATAAGATCCTTATCATTGAAGATGAACAAAAACTGGCCCAGATCCTCTCTGACTATCTGAAACAAGCCGGCTATGAAACAGATTGTCTCTACACCGGCCAGGACGCCGTTTCCGTGATTCGGGAACAACACCCGGCTCTGATCTTGCTGGACCTGATGTTGCCGGGACGTGATGGGCTTGATATCTGTCGCGATGTCAGAACTTTTTCCAATCTTCCGATTATCATGATTACCGCCCGGGTAGAGGAGATTGATCGGATTCTTGGGCTGGAACTCGGTGCCGACGATTATATCTGTAAACCGTTCAGCCCGCGGGAAGTCGTAGCCCGGGTCAAAACCGTCCTGCGCAGGTCCGCGGGGAACAACATTATCGCAACGGCAGATCTTTCCCTGGATGCCGGTCGCTACCTGGCGGCGCTGGAAGGAAAGGATCTGAATCTGACCGCCATTGAGTTCAAGCTGCTTCAGTTTCTCGCCAACCACCCCGGGCAGATCTTCGGCCGGCAGGTGTTGATGGACCGAATCTACCAGGACGAACGGATTGTTTCCGATCGCACCATTGATAGTCATATCAAGAAACTGCGGAAAAAAATTTCCGGTCTTTGCCCGCACCTGCAGTTGATCCACTCCGTCTACGGGGTCGGTTATAAATTTGAGTATGAAAAAATCGAAGAGCTCTAA
- a CDS encoding MacB family efflux pump subunit, translated as MGALLELQKVSRIYAAGENSIPALDAVDLRIEAGEMVAIVGSSGSGKSTLMNILGCLDHPSSGSYLVGGRETANLTGEELAELRRNHFGFIFQRYHLLSHLDALENSEIPAVYAGIGKTQRRLRSRELLERLGLGDRISHKPGQLSGGQQQRVSVARALINGGQVILADEPTGALDSHSGAEMMALLQELNQLGHTVILVTHDQQIASYAERIIEMRDGRILNDRSNKSGRPATVPLAEKQDRGSANSFNAMWGRTGEAFRMAWFAMVSHRLRTLLTMLGIIIGITAVVCVVALGQGAREKIVNDINSMGTNVISIIPGKGWGDFRSAAIHTLVPSDLEALRSLPYVDSATPSLKTSLLLRYGNITASASVTGVSEDYYRVRGLLLDQGNWFSSTELKRLDQVAVIDPNTAKKLFPNGGSPLGRVVLLGTVPCRIIGVTQAKESPFGNNEDLNVWLPYSAAMGRLTGQNYFNSITVRVADGFDNETAENNITRLLTRRHGSQDFYTSSSDTILKTVNKTTATMTLLVAAIAVISLVVGGIGVMNIMLVSVTERTHEIGIRMAVGARQTDIMQQFLIEAILVCLLGGSCGILLSYAIGLAFPFFVTSIKMEFSLLAILAAVLCSTLIGVVFGFLPARNAARLDPVAALARD; from the coding sequence ATGGGCGCCTTGCTTGAATTGCAAAAGGTTTCTCGCATCTATGCAGCGGGAGAAAACAGTATTCCCGCCCTGGATGCCGTGGACCTGAGGATTGAGGCCGGCGAGATGGTGGCTATTGTCGGCTCATCCGGTTCGGGCAAATCGACACTGATGAACATTCTTGGCTGTCTCGATCATCCCAGCTCGGGCAGCTACCTGGTCGGCGGGCGGGAAACCGCGAATCTGACCGGGGAAGAGTTGGCGGAACTGCGGCGTAATCATTTTGGCTTTATTTTTCAGCGCTATCATCTGCTGTCCCATTTGGATGCCCTGGAGAACAGCGAAATCCCCGCGGTCTATGCCGGGATCGGTAAAACGCAGCGTCGCTTGCGCAGCCGAGAGCTGCTGGAACGGCTCGGCCTCGGTGACCGAATCAGCCATAAGCCCGGACAGTTGTCCGGTGGGCAGCAGCAGCGGGTCAGCGTGGCGCGGGCACTGATCAACGGCGGCCAAGTCATTCTGGCGGATGAGCCGACGGGCGCCCTGGACAGTCACAGCGGCGCGGAAATGATGGCCCTGTTGCAGGAGCTGAATCAGCTGGGGCATACGGTCATCCTGGTGACCCATGATCAACAGATAGCGAGTTATGCCGAACGGATCATTGAAATGCGCGACGGGCGTATTTTGAACGATCGGTCCAACAAAAGCGGCCGTCCGGCGACGGTCCCGCTGGCGGAAAAACAGGACCGCGGGTCGGCAAATTCCTTTAATGCCATGTGGGGAAGAACCGGGGAAGCTTTTCGGATGGCCTGGTTTGCCATGGTCTCACATCGGTTGCGGACCTTGCTCACCATGCTCGGCATCATTATCGGTATCACTGCGGTGGTCTGTGTTGTCGCTCTCGGCCAGGGGGCCCGGGAAAAGATCGTGAACGATATTAATTCCATGGGCACCAATGTTATTTCCATCATCCCCGGTAAAGGTTGGGGGGATTTTCGCTCCGCAGCGATTCATACCCTGGTGCCGAGTGATCTCGAGGCATTGCGTTCCCTGCCCTATGTCGACAGCGCCACGCCCAGTCTGAAAACCAGCCTGCTGCTGCGTTACGGAAATATCACTGCCTCGGCGTCCGTGACCGGGGTCAGTGAAGACTACTATCGGGTCCGCGGGCTGCTGCTCGACCAGGGGAACTGGTTTTCGAGCACTGAGCTTAAGCGCCTGGATCAGGTGGCGGTGATCGATCCGAATACAGCGAAAAAACTTTTTCCCAACGGTGGTTCGCCGCTGGGACGGGTGGTGCTGCTGGGGACGGTGCCCTGCCGGATCATCGGGGTGACTCAAGCAAAGGAGAGCCCTTTCGGAAACAACGAAGACCTCAATGTCTGGCTCCCCTATAGCGCGGCCATGGGGCGTTTGACCGGACAGAATTATTTTAATTCGATCACGGTGCGGGTTGCCGATGGGTTTGACAACGAGACGGCGGAAAATAATATCACCCGCTTGCTGACCCGGCGCCACGGGAGCCAGGATTTTTACACCAGCAGCAGCGATACGATCCTTAAAACCGTCAATAAAACCACCGCGACCATGACCTTGCTGGTTGCCGCCATTGCGGTGATTTCCTTGGTGGTCGGCGGTATCGGAGTGATGAATATCATGCTTGTTTCGGTGACCGAAAGAACCCACGAAATAGGCATCCGTATGGCGGTCGGTGCCAGGCAGACCGATATCATGCAGCAGTTCCTGATTGAAGCGATCCTGGTCTGTCTGCTTGGCGGAAGTTGCGGAATTCTGCTGTCCTATGCCATCGGCCTGGCGTTTCCGTTCTTTGTGACCAGCATCAAAATGGAATTTTCGCTGCTGGCGATTCTGGCAGCGGTGCTGTGTTCCACGCTGATCGGGGTTGTTTTCGGTTTTCTGCCGGCCCGTAATGCCGCGCGGCTTGATCCGGTTGCCGCTCTGGCCAGGGATTGA
- a CDS encoding efflux RND transporter periplasmic adaptor subunit, which translates to MAFYAFSQPQPLPLSVPVVRADMEETVLATGTLNPIKTVEVGAQVSGQLKTLHVQLGERVEKGTLLAEIDPVLQQNSLREARSELANIEADILAKQVRITQYRQAFEREQDMFDQAAGARADLEEAVADYQVAQAELEALQAQQQKALVAVDTAQANLGYTMISAPMTGTVISIAAEEGQTLVSSQSVSTILTLADLERMTVKAEISEADVAKVEPGQEVYFTILGNPEERYEGVLRAIEPSPVDDDSSSTGSAVYYNGLFDVDNRAQRLRVGLTAEVTIILNRARQVLTAPVSVLAEDGSYFETRVDVLVDGRPVPRRVRIGMNNKAQVEIVDGVKEGDRLLVQNAPSESKSETSRLHPPGGQMGPPPGR; encoded by the coding sequence ATGGCCTTTTATGCTTTTTCACAGCCGCAACCGCTGCCGTTATCTGTTCCGGTGGTCAGGGCGGATATGGAAGAAACGGTGCTGGCGACCGGGACTTTAAATCCGATTAAAACGGTTGAGGTCGGGGCTCAGGTGTCCGGGCAGTTGAAAACCCTCCACGTGCAATTGGGTGAGCGAGTGGAGAAGGGAACGTTGCTGGCCGAAATCGATCCGGTCCTGCAGCAGAATTCCCTGAGAGAAGCCCGCTCCGAACTGGCCAATATCGAGGCAGATATCCTGGCCAAGCAGGTAAGGATAACCCAGTATCGTCAGGCTTTTGAACGTGAACAGGACATGTTCGATCAGGCTGCCGGCGCCCGGGCTGATCTGGAGGAGGCCGTGGCGGATTATCAGGTGGCCCAGGCCGAATTGGAGGCTTTGCAGGCACAACAGCAGAAAGCGCTGGTTGCCGTTGATACGGCTCAGGCCAACCTCGGTTACACCATGATCAGTGCGCCCATGACCGGAACCGTGATCAGTATTGCGGCCGAAGAAGGACAGACCCTGGTCTCGAGTCAGTCGGTTTCGACGATTTTGACCCTCGCTGATCTTGAGCGGATGACGGTCAAGGCGGAAATTTCCGAAGCGGACGTGGCCAAGGTTGAACCCGGGCAGGAGGTTTATTTCACGATCCTCGGCAATCCGGAAGAACGCTATGAGGGAGTGCTCAGGGCGATTGAGCCGAGTCCGGTCGATGATGACAGCAGTTCGACCGGCAGTGCCGTGTACTACAACGGCCTGTTTGATGTCGACAACCGGGCCCAGCGGTTGCGGGTCGGCCTCACTGCGGAAGTGACGATTATCCTTAATCGGGCCCGGCAGGTTTTAACCGCGCCGGTATCCGTTCTGGCCGAAGATGGCAGTTATTTTGAGACCCGGGTCGACGTCCTTGTGGATGGCCGTCCGGTACCGCGGCGGGTGAGGATCGGAATGAACAATAAGGCCCAGGTGGAAATTGTCGACGGTGTGAAAGAGGGAGACCGCTTGCTGGTTCAGAACGCACCGAGCGAGAGCAAGAGCGAAACCAGCCGGCTCCATCCACCGGGTGGCCAGATGGGGCCGCCACCGGGAAGGTGA
- a CDS encoding proline dehydrogenase family protein: MSLFNFLVSKTIMHVPKPIVSYFAKGYIAGSTLDDAIRVTKELNQQGMMTTIDILGEFITRIDQAVAFKNNGLEILQAIDQHKLNANLSIKPTQMGLTLDKERCFELIHELVAEAKRINNFIRIDMEDIPTTDDTLEFFRKLREEFPGHVGTVLQAYLRRTPQDIIDLADGYQNYRLCKGIYIEPRLHAWKHPQAINRNYVTCLERMFKQGAYVGIATHDESLVFEAMNLVRELGLKPDQYEFQMLLGVDEELRKIIVDNGHRLRIYVPYGQDWLPYSKRRLKENPFIAQHALRQMFGLKKH, from the coding sequence ATGTCTCTCTTTAATTTTCTTGTTTCCAAAACCATCATGCATGTGCCGAAGCCGATCGTCAGCTACTTTGCCAAAGGCTACATCGCCGGCTCCACCCTGGATGACGCGATCCGCGTAACCAAAGAGCTGAATCAGCAAGGCATGATGACCACCATCGACATCCTTGGGGAATTCATCACCAGAATCGACCAGGCGGTCGCTTTCAAAAACAACGGACTGGAGATCCTCCAGGCCATCGACCAGCACAAGCTGAACGCCAACCTGTCCATCAAGCCGACCCAGATGGGACTCACGCTGGACAAGGAACGCTGCTTCGAATTGATTCATGAGCTGGTTGCCGAAGCCAAGCGGATCAACAATTTCATTCGCATCGACATGGAAGATATCCCGACCACGGACGACACCCTGGAATTTTTCCGCAAGCTGCGGGAAGAATTCCCCGGCCATGTCGGGACGGTGCTGCAGGCCTACCTGCGACGGACGCCACAGGACATTATCGACCTGGCTGACGGTTATCAGAATTATCGCCTGTGCAAGGGGATCTACATCGAACCCAGACTCCATGCCTGGAAGCACCCGCAGGCCATCAACCGCAACTATGTCACCTGCCTGGAGCGGATGTTCAAGCAGGGTGCCTACGTCGGGATCGCAACCCACGATGAATCTCTGGTTTTTGAAGCCATGAATCTAGTGCGCGAACTGGGCCTGAAACCCGATCAGTACGAATTCCAGATGCTCCTCGGAGTCGATGAAGAGTTACGGAAAATCATCGTTGACAACGGCCACCGCCTGCGGATCTATGTTCCCTACGGGCAGGACTGGCTCCCCTACTCGAAACGTCGCCTCAAAGAAAATCCCTTCATCGCCCAGCATGCCCTGAGGCAGATGTTTGGATTGAAAAAACATTAA
- a CDS encoding branched-chain amino acid ABC transporter substrate-binding protein, with translation MKKQFRNILLALFAVALTAGLSWADTLKVGVQAPITGSYANEGQGIDNGVRLLASQINAAGGVMGKQVEVITCDDQGTAMAAAICAKDLVNKGVSMVIGSYTSTCAEAAQKTYFKAGVLQTSDGTADSLTENGYWTFLRNSFPNSAEAEFVANYLVNVKKYQRIVVLSDFSTYADGLANAAEAAIKKLGGNVVSRDKIKADSQNFTPVLTNIKSKNPDAIFFAGYYSDGGQLRSQQIALGIKADFYGGDANDNPDFVKLAGSAAEGAFIVNVPSPDVLPYEIAKTFIADYQKTYGEMPPSIWGLMNIDGMRAIIHAMEQNKSFDTKKAADYLHNMPEPMPGITGPIAFSADGNRKGGAYVVKRIQADGTYANEYVQ, from the coding sequence ATGAAGAAGCAATTCCGTAATATCTTGTTAGCGCTCTTTGCTGTCGCACTGACGGCAGGCTTGTCCTGGGCCGACACCCTCAAGGTCGGTGTTCAGGCTCCGATTACCGGCAGCTATGCCAACGAAGGTCAGGGAATCGACAACGGCGTACGCCTGCTCGCCTCTCAGATCAACGCCGCCGGCGGGGTTATGGGCAAACAGGTTGAAGTCATCACCTGCGACGATCAGGGGACTGCCATGGCCGCCGCAATCTGCGCCAAGGACCTGGTCAACAAAGGCGTCTCCATGGTCATCGGTTCCTACACCTCAACCTGCGCTGAAGCTGCTCAAAAAACCTATTTCAAAGCCGGTGTCCTGCAGACCTCCGACGGGACCGCGGATTCTTTGACCGAAAACGGCTACTGGACTTTCCTGCGTAACTCCTTCCCGAACAGCGCCGAAGCCGAATTCGTCGCCAATTACCTGGTTAACGTCAAAAAGTATCAGCGGATCGTGGTTCTTTCCGACTTCTCAACCTATGCCGACGGCCTGGCCAATGCCGCTGAAGCTGCCATCAAAAAACTTGGCGGCAATGTGGTTTCCCGCGACAAGATCAAAGCTGATTCACAAAACTTCACTCCGGTCCTGACCAACATCAAGTCGAAAAACCCGGATGCAATTTTCTTTGCCGGCTACTACTCCGATGGCGGCCAACTGCGCTCACAGCAGATCGCCCTCGGCATCAAAGCCGACTTCTACGGCGGTGACGCCAACGATAATCCGGACTTTGTAAAACTGGCAGGCTCGGCTGCAGAAGGCGCTTTCATCGTGAACGTTCCGTCACCGGACGTGCTCCCCTACGAAATCGCCAAAACCTTTATTGCCGACTATCAGAAAACCTACGGTGAAATGCCGCCTTCCATCTGGGGTCTGATGAATATTGACGGTATGCGTGCGATCATCCACGCCATGGAACAGAATAAGAGCTTCGACACCAAGAAGGCAGCTGACTACCTGCACAACATGCCTGAGCCGATGCCGGGGATCACTGGTCCAATCGCTTTCTCCGCCGACGGTAACCGCAAAGGTGGTGCTTATGTGGTGAAAAGAATCCAGGCTGACGGCACCTACGCCAACGAATATGTTCAGTAA
- the pruA gene encoding L-glutamate gamma-semialdehyde dehydrogenase: protein MNLLNNASINVPVPQNEPNLTYAPGTPERAKLKTALEELKSKQVEVPLIIGGKEVRTGNTAKIACPHDHSITLGTYHKAGPKEVQMAIDAAMAAKPVWESLRWEERAAIFLKAADLLAGPYRFLINAATMLNISKNPFQAEIDSACELIDFLRFNVYFAQQVYEDQPMLSSRQVWNYVQHRPLEGFVFAVAPFNFTAISGNLPTSPAIMGNTVVWKPASSAVYAPYYFMKLLQEAGLPDGVINFVPGSGSNVGDTILASPDFAGIHFTGSTAVFQSMWKTIGTNLADNKYKTYPRIVGETGGKDFIFAHKSADVKALATAVVRGAFEYQGQKCSAASRAYIPASIWQPVLDEIKAQTDRIKMGDVCDFGNFVNAVIDKGAFKSITAYIDYAKDAKDAEIAIGGGYDDSKGWFIEPTVITTTNPNFKTMEEEIFGPVMTMYCYQDDAFEATLELCDQTSPYSLTGAIFSQDRVATSFAMAKLVNASGNFYINDKPTGAVVGQQPFGGARASGTNDKAGSKQNLMRWASVRAVKENFVPPTTFEYPFMDPE, encoded by the coding sequence ATGAATCTTCTGAATAATGCTTCAATCAACGTTCCTGTTCCGCAAAATGAGCCGAACCTGACTTACGCCCCCGGCACACCTGAGCGCGCCAAGCTCAAGACTGCGTTGGAGGAGCTGAAATCCAAACAGGTGGAAGTGCCTTTGATTATTGGTGGCAAAGAAGTCCGCACCGGCAATACCGCCAAGATTGCCTGCCCTCATGATCACTCTATTACCTTGGGCACGTATCACAAGGCCGGCCCCAAAGAAGTCCAGATGGCCATTGATGCCGCCATGGCCGCCAAGCCGGTCTGGGAAAGCCTGCGCTGGGAAGAGCGCGCCGCCATCTTCCTGAAGGCTGCCGACTTGCTTGCCGGCCCCTATCGTTTCCTGATCAACGCAGCCACCATGCTCAATATCAGCAAAAACCCCTTCCAGGCCGAGATCGATTCCGCCTGTGAGCTGATCGACTTCCTGCGCTTCAATGTCTATTTTGCCCAGCAGGTCTATGAAGACCAGCCGATGCTCTCCTCCCGCCAGGTCTGGAACTATGTTCAGCACCGCCCGCTGGAAGGTTTTGTCTTTGCCGTCGCGCCGTTCAACTTCACGGCCATCTCCGGCAACCTGCCGACCTCGCCGGCCATCATGGGCAACACCGTGGTCTGGAAACCGGCTTCATCGGCGGTTTATGCCCCCTACTACTTCATGAAGCTGCTCCAGGAAGCCGGACTGCCGGACGGTGTCATCAACTTCGTCCCCGGCTCGGGGAGCAATGTCGGCGACACCATTCTTGCCAGCCCCGACTTTGCCGGCATCCACTTCACCGGCAGTACCGCGGTCTTCCAGAGCATGTGGAAAACCATCGGCACCAACCTGGCTGACAACAAATATAAAACTTATCCGCGCATCGTTGGCGAAACCGGCGGCAAGGACTTTATCTTTGCCCACAAATCCGCTGATGTGAAAGCCCTCGCCACTGCAGTCGTCCGCGGCGCCTTCGAATACCAGGGGCAGAAGTGCTCGGCCGCATCGCGTGCCTATATCCCGGCCAGTATCTGGCAGCCCGTACTTGACGAAATCAAAGCCCAGACCGATCGCATCAAAATGGGCGACGTCTGTGACTTCGGCAATTTCGTCAACGCCGTTATCGACAAGGGCGCCTTTAAGAGCATCACCGCCTACATCGACTACGCCAAGGACGCCAAAGATGCTGAGATCGCCATCGGCGGCGGTTATGACGACAGTAAGGGCTGGTTCATCGAGCCGACCGTCATCACCACCACCAACCCGAACTTCAAAACCATGGAAGAAGAGATCTTCGGCCCAGTGATGACCATGTACTGCTATCAGGACGACGCTTTTGAGGCGACCCTGGAACTGTGCGACCAGACGTCACCCTACAGCCTGACCGGCGCCATTTTCTCCCAGGATCGGGTCGCCACGAGCTTTGCCATGGCCAAACTGGTCAATGCGTCCGGGAACTTCTATATCAACGACAAGCCGACCGGCGCGGTTGTCGGCCAGCAACCTTTCGGCGGAGCCCGCGCTTCGGGAACCAACGACAAGGCCGGCAGCAAGCAGAACCTGATGCGCTGGGCTTCGGTGCGGGCGGTCAAAGAAAACTTCGTCCCGCCGACAACTTTCGAATACCCCTTCATGGATCCGGAATAA